A single region of the Salvelinus sp. IW2-2015 linkage group LG20, ASM291031v2, whole genome shotgun sequence genome encodes:
- the LOC111981212 gene encoding pyruvate dehydrogenase (acetyl-transferring) kinase isozyme 2, mitochondrial, translating into MKFVRFLMKNAALANVPKHIDHFSKFSPSPLSMKQFLDFGSTNACEKTSFAFLRQELPVRLSNIMKELNLLPDRLLTTPSVQLVQRWYIQSLMEILDFLDKSPDDHSVLQSFVESLETIRNRHNDVVPTMAQGVIEYKDTFGQDPVTSLNIQYFLDRFYMSRISIRMLINQHTLVFDGNTNPAHPNTIGCIDSLCDVTEVIRDAFESAKMLCEQYYLGAPELELREMNSNNVRDPIQITYIPSHLYHMLFELFKNAMRATIETHEVSHNLPPIRVMVALGGEDLSIKVMDRGGGVPLRKIETLFSYMYSTAPRPDFGDNHRAPLAGFGYGLPISRLYARYFQGDLQLYSMEGHGTDAVIHMKALSTDSVERLPVFNKTALKHYKVNLEADDWCVPSKEPLDLAIHRVAK; encoded by the exons ATGAAGTTTGTCAGATTCCTGATGAAGAACGCTGCTTTGGCAAACGTGCCAAAGCATATTGACCATTTCTCCAAATTCTCACCATCACCGTTGTCTATGAAGCAATTCTTGGATTTCG GTTCTACAAATGCCTGCGAGAAGACATCCTTTGCCTTCCTCAGACAAGAACTCCCCGTCCGGTTGTCCAACATCATGAAAGAGCTCAACCTCTTACCGGACCGGTTGTTGACCACACCATCGGTGCAGCTGGTGCAACGCTG GTACATCCAAAGCCTTATGGAGATCTTGGACTTCCTTGACAAGAGCCCAGACGACCACAGTGTCTTGCAATC gtttGTTGAGTCCCTGGAGACCATTAGGAACAGGCACAATGATGTGGTGCCCACTATGGCGCAGGGCGTCATTGAGTACAAAGACACCTTTGGCCAGGACCCGGTCACTAGCCTGAACATCCAGTACTTCCTGGACCGATTCTACATGAGCCGTATCTCCATCCGCATGCTCATCAACCAGCACA CGCTTGTTTTCGACGGGAACACCAACCCAGCCCACCCCAACACCATCGGGTGCATTGACTCCCTGTGTGATGTCACTGAAGTGATTCGAG aTGCGTTTGAGAGTGCCAAGATGCTCTGTGAGCAGTACTATCTCGGGGCCCCTGAGCTGGAGCTAAGGGAGATGAACT CCAACAATGTCAGAGATCCAATCCAGATCACTTATATCCCCTCCCATCTCTACCACATGCTGTTTGAGCTCTTCAAG AATGCCATGAGAGCTACAATTGAGACCCATGAAGTCAGCCACAACCTCCCACCCATCCGAGTCATGGTGGCCCTTGGCGGAGAGGACCTGTCAATCAAG gTGATGGATAGGGGTGGTGGTGTCCCCTTAAGAAAGATTGAGACACTCTTCAGCTACATGTACTCCACAGCTCCCAGACCYGACTTCGGTGACAATCACCGTGCCCCACTG GCTGGTTTTGGCTATGGGCTTCCCATTTCGCGCCTCTACGCGCGTTACTTCCAGGGAGACCTGCAGTTATACTCGATGGAGGGTCATGGTACTGATGCTGTCATTCACATGAAG gCATTGTCCACAGATTCAGTGGAGAGGCTTCCTGTGTTCAACAAGACAGCTCTGAAACACTACAAAGTTAACCTGGAGGCAGATGACTGGTGTGTTCCCAGTAAGGAACCACTGGACCTGGCCATACACAGAGTCGCCAAGTGA